The Archangium primigenium genomic interval GCAAGTTCGTGGGCGTCTACAGCGGTGACAACGCCACGCGCTTCGGCCTGCAGCTGTTCAACGGCGACACCGGCGCGTACGAGAGCCAGATCGACAACACGGGCACCTACGAGCACCCCGCCACCCACCCGGACTGGAGCGCCGACGGCAAGTCGATCGCCTACACGGCGGTGGGCTACACGGGCTTCCCCTCGCAGAACCGGCGCACGTTCACGGGCGCCATCCACCTGGTGAAGGCCGAGGGCGCGGGCTGGAGCGCGCCCCTCACGGTGGCGCCGTCCGTGCCGCTCACCGCCTCCAACGCCTACGCCAAGCACCGCTACTACCCGGCCATCGCCCCGGACAACTCGTTCCTCGTGTTCAACGAGTCCACCTGCCCCCAGAACAGCGACACGAGCCAGTACTGCAACGGCGACACGGATCCGTCCGCCACGCTCTGGGCCGCGAAGCTGGAGGCCAACGCCGCGCTGGTGGAGCTCAAGAACGCCAACAAGCCCGGGCCCACGGATGACAAGGACGGCGCGGGCGCCTTCCTCAAGAACCTCACCAACAGCTACCCCAAGTGGAGCCCCTTCGTGACCCAGGGCAACACCGGGGCCCGCAGCCGGCTCATGTGGATGACGTTCTCGTCCTCGCGCAACTACGGCCTGCGCAAGACGCCCGAGGCCAGCGGCGCGTCCGAGGCCGACAAGAGCACGCTCCTGTGGATGGCCGCGGTGGACCCGGACAAGGTGCTCGCCGGCGAGGACGGCTCGTACGTGGCCTTCGCCCTGCCCTTCCAGGACATCACCACGTCCAACCACATCGCCCAGTGGGCCCAGTACCTCGTGAGCAACGGCTGCTCCACGGAGAACGAGGGCTGCAACTCGAGCGGCTCCACGTGCTGCAACGGTCTGCAGTGCGTGCAGCTCAACCGGGATCCGCCCCTGCCGTGCGACATCGCGGGCGCGTGCGCGTGCCAGCCCGTGCCCCAGTGCGCCCCCGCGTTCGACAAGTGCTCCACCGTGGCGCCCTGCTGCGATGGCCTGCTCTGCCTGGATGACACCACGGGCGGTGACTGCTCGGGCGACAACTGCTCGTGCCGTCCTCAGTGCTCCAACCGGGATCAGCCGTGCGGCAACGGCACCCCCTGCTGCGCGGGCTTCGTCTGCAACAACCTGCCCACGGGCAAGGTGTGCCGCGTGCAGCTGAACTGAAGCGCCGGGCGGCTCAGGGCCGGAGCACGAGGCCCTCGGCCGCCCGTTCCTCCACGGCGGCGTGGATGTGTGACACGTCCACGCCCGTGGCCGCCGCCACCTGCTCCGGCGTGAGCCCCTCCAGGGCCATCTTGAGCACCAGCAGCGCCCGGTCGTCCGCCGCCAGGTACATCGTCACCAGCCGCACCGGGTGCCGCCAGAGCAGCGCCACCTCGGCGCCCGGCGCGGGCCGCGCGTCGCCGCCCCGCCGCAGCCAGGCGCACAGCTGGAAGGGATGCTCCAGCACCGCCAGCGTGGGGTTCACCGTCAGCCGCTCCACGCGCGCCGGGACGGCCTCCCGGGACAGGTACACCGCGAAGTCCGTCCACTCGAAGCGCGCCAGCGCGGGCAGGAAGTCCGGGAGCGTGCGCGTCCGGGCCGCGTCCGCGACGAAGTCCGGGAAGCCCGCGCCCACCTGGTTCATCTCGAAGGGCCGGGCGGGCCGCGACGCCGCGTAGTCGCGCACCAGCTCCGCCCAGGTCTGTGCGTCCACGCTCCCGCGCACCCGTGGGAAGAGCTTGTCGAGCGTGGCGTCCCCATGGTGGCGCACCATCTGGCCATAGAGCGCCACCCGCGCGCGCGGCGCGTCCCAACCCGGGTGGGCCGCGTACAGGCGCTCCAGGGCCTCGGGCGCGGGGTCCGTGAAGTAGGCCTCCATGGTGTCGAAGAAGCCGCGCAGGCCGGGCTTCATCGCGCCCCCACCCGCGCCATCAGCGCGCGCGCCCGATCCGCCTCGTCCAGCACCGCGTCCAGCGAGGGGATGTGCGCATCCCACTCGATGAGCGTGGACACGGGGCCCGTGCGCTCGAGCACGTACTGGTACAGCGACCACACCTCGTCGCAGACGGGCGCGCCGTGCGTGTCGAGCAGCACCTCCGGCAGGCGCTCGTGGCCGGCCAGGTGGAGCTGCCCCACGCGCTCGAGCGGCAGCGCGTCCACGAAGGCGCGCGGGTCATACCCGTGGTTGCACGCGTTCACGTACACGTTGTTCACGTCCAGCAGCAGGCCACAGTCCGCCTGCTCCACCACGTGCCGCAGGAAGTCCGCCTCCGCCAGGGTGCCGCCGGGCATGTGCGCGTAGTAGCTCGGGTTCTCCAGCAGGAAGGGGCGGCCCACGCGCGCCTGGACTTCCCGCACCCGGGGCACCACGTGCTCCACCGCCTCCTCGCTGAAGGGCAAGGGCAGCAGATCGTAGAGGTACGCGCCGCCCAACCGCGCGTAGCAGAGGTGATCCGAGAAGAACGGCGCGTCCACGCGCTCCACCAGGGACTGGAGGCCGACGAGGTAGTCCTCGTCCAGGGGATCCGGCCCGCCGACGTTGAGCGCCACGCCGTGGGGCAGCACGGGCCAGCGCTCGCGGCAGGCGTCCAGGGTGGCCTGGGGTCGGCCGCCCAGG includes:
- a CDS encoding DNA-binding domain-containing protein, whose translation is MKPGLRGFFDTMEAYFTDPAPEALERLYAAHPGWDAPRARVALYGQMVRHHGDATLDKLFPRVRGSVDAQTWAELVRDYAASRPARPFEMNQVGAGFPDFVADAARTRTLPDFLPALARFEWTDFAVYLSREAVPARVERLTVNPTLAVLEHPFQLCAWLRRGGDARPAPGAEVALLWRHPVRLVTMYLAADDRALLVLKMALEGLTPEQVAAATGVDVSHIHAAVEERAAEGLVLRP
- a CDS encoding DUF692 domain-containing protein; the protein is MPVSGGQRWRMKPLGVGIGLRREFYTLLPETRRALDWVEIIPENFLTLGGRPQATLDACRERWPVLPHGVALNVGGPDPLDEDYLVGLQSLVERVDAPFFSDHLCYARLGGAYLYDLLPLPFSEEAVEHVVPRVREVQARVGRPFLLENPSYYAHMPGGTLAEADFLRHVVEQADCGLLLDVNNVYVNACNHGYDPRAFVDALPLERVGQLHLAGHERLPEVLLDTHGAPVCDEVWSLYQYVLERTGPVSTLIEWDAHIPSLDAVLDEADRARALMARVGAR